A single region of the Gadus morhua chromosome 5, gadMor3.0, whole genome shotgun sequence genome encodes:
- the si:dkey-16j16.4 gene encoding uncharacterized protein si:dkey-16j16.4, giving the protein MLKTLTKKLRRHSLNEIHPFQLKISYHGSGEGFESDDSEGENQELAQIDRERRRNCGLTPLATSQQHNQGPLSPARLRRLRLLLDANLDRHSSEEELERISRIGEGRKWASALHQRHGDRHSSASSDEEVRDLCGAAGGGGAAGSGGTGVIGCVSPVNPANPSRPLVVVEQPGAHLAASPSPVLFSSSPPHSLMPPPLRFQLQVVQPVARPILLTHFDQSAAPYRRNRHGHAGEPRRPSLDLEKMQQKMLLKKNCGGKTRSIKIRSLAAGRPPAPRYTGPYDPSVFAFRSLSTAPPCSPLMPSEEPLSAP; this is encoded by the exons ATTTCTTACCATGGCAGTGGGGAAGGGTTTGAGAGTGATGACTCAGAGGGGGAAAATCAGGAACTTGCACAAATCGACAGAG AGAGGCGTCGGAACTGCGGCCTCACCCCGTTGGCCACCAGCCAGCAGCACAACCAGGGGCCGCTCTCCCCGGCCCGTCTACGCCGGCTCCGCCTACTCCTGGACGCCAACCTGGACCGCCACTCGTCGGAGGAGGAGCTTGAGCGCATCAGCCGAATCGGCGAAGGCAGGAAGTGGGCGTCGGCCTTGCACCAGCGCCACGGCGACCGCCACAGCAGCGCCTCCAGCGACGAGGAGGTGAGGGACCTGTGCGGCGCGGCCGGCGGTGGCGGCGCGGCTGGCAGCGGCGGCACCGGGGTCATCGGCTGCGTGTCGCCCGTGAACCCGGCCAACCCTTCCAGgcctctggtggtggtggagcagcctgGAGCTCACCTGGCCGCCTCCCCCAGCCCGGTGCTCTTCAGCTCCAGCCCCCCGCACAGCCTCATGCCGCCCCCGCTGAGGTTCCAGCTGCAGGTGGTGCAGCCGGTGGCACGGCCCATCCTCCTGACCCACTTTGACCAGTCGGCCGCCCCGTACCGCAGGAACCGCCACGGCCACGCCGGGGAGCCGCGCCGGCCCAGTCTGGACCTGGAGAAGATGCAACAG AAAATGCTGCTGAAAAAGAACTGTGGCGGGAAAACTCGATCTATAAAGATCCGG AGCCTGGCCGCTggccggcccccggcccccaggtACACGGGCCCCTACGACCCCTCCGTCTTTGCGTTCCGTTCGCTGAGCACCGCCCCGCCCTGCAGTCCGCTGATGCCGTCCGAGGAGCCCCTGTCGGCGCCCTGA
- the supt7l gene encoding STAGA complex 65 subunit gamma — protein sequence MMRYWGEIPGPAAAPPSRSSFDLLQREFRSVEVQDPPLHQPSAQRPRPTTMLDIPSEPCSLTIHTVQLCQHVRRLRSLLTAAQTQGSSTSEGGNRLEEADTNLPLRPPTPPAMPDDLLPLDSKAPRQPFQLRHSDPESDFYIGKGEPVTELGWPSCRQLLYQSVATVLAHAGFQSAQESVLETLTDLVHERYLRLGRLLRVAVDREARVGASPFPDVVEQVFHEVGIGSVLSLQRFWQVRIKDYHSNMLQVSKDLAEEYERLVNPEKALEDSKPPRIKEEPLSDISFPVSEEPEADPASGDQALPIGVLGAHGERLPAGLDGDPSPHASGGGRGGSPSLWPHVKMEPQEGEEGQGANHHHHQPHPHPHHQPHHLGGDVFEEGGPMSTMSESGGAMAPSPTGGGAAASDGSYASHSPDSLLEASPVFNQRPRKRAKKM from the exons ATGATGAGGTATTGGGGAGAGATCCCGGGACCGGCTGCCGCCCCTCCTAGCCGCAGCTCCTTTGACCTGCTACAGCGCGAGTTTCGCTCCGTGGAGGTGCAGGACCCACCACTCCACCAGCCGTCCGCCCAGCGTCCCCGACCCACCACAATGCTGGACATCCCTTCCGAGCCCTGCAGCCTCACCATTCACACAGTACAGCTGTGCCAGCATGTCCGCCGCCTCCGTAGCCTGCTGACAGCTGCCCAGACACAGGGCTCATCAACCTCTGAGGGCGGCAACAGACTcgaggaggccgatacaaaccTTCCCCTTCGACCCCCGACACCACCAGCCATGCCAGACGACCTCTTGCCCCTGGACAGCAAAGCCCCTCGGCAGCCCTTCCAACTCCGTCACAGCGATCCTGAAAGTGATTTCTATAT AGGCAAAGGCGAGCCGGTGACGGAGCTCGGCTGGCCGTCCTGCCGGCAGCTGCTCTACCAGTCGGTGGCCACGGTGCTGGCCCACGCCGGCTTCCAGTCGGCCCAGGAGAGCGTCCTGGAGACCCTCACCGACCTGGTGCACGAGCGCTACCTGCGGCTCGGCCGGCTGCTGCGCGTGGCGGTGGACCGGGAGGCGCGCGTGGGCGCCAGCCCCTTCCCGGACGTGGTGGAGCAGGTGTTCCACGAGGTGGGCATCGGCAGCGTGCTGAGCCTGCAGCGCTTCTGGCAGGTGCGCATCAAGGACTACCACAGCAACATGCTGCAG GTGAGCAAGGACCTGGCCGAGGAGTATGAGCGGCTGGTGAACCCGGAGAAGGCCCTGGAGGACTCCAAGCCCCCGCGGATAAAGGAGGAGCCCCTGAGCGACATCTCCTTCCCCGTCAGCGAGGAGCCCGAGGCCGACCCGGCGTCCGGGGACCAGGCCCTGCCCATCGGTGTGCTCGGGGCCCACGGCGAGAGGCTCCCCGCGGGCCTGGACGGAGACCCCTCCCCACACGCCTCAG GCGGCGGCCGAGGCGgcagtccctctctctggccACACGTGAAGATGGAGCCccaagaaggggaggagggccagggagccaaccaccaccaccaccagccccatccccacccccaccaccagccccaccacctggggggggaCGTGTTTGAGGAGGGCGGGCCCATGTCCACCATGAGCGAGTCGGGCGGCGCCATGGCGCCCTCCCCcacgggcgggggggcggcggcctcGGACGGCAGCTACGCCTCGCACTCGCCCGACTCCCTGTTGGAGGCCTCGCCCGTCTTCAACCAGAGGCCCCGCAAGCGGGCCAAGAAGATGTGA
- the slc4a1ap gene encoding kanadaptin, which yields MADSSQSEVHENIAVQETHSAMETNEAMNTDNCVVKKLNRNQEEKEVDDTFKIPALFAAPSLAIKRGVTPSKPILEPLVAEARPEKDKRKVEDEIPRGPSSSSINESTSPNTDQEDGDMASVQEKVVAPLKTKEAGPRIYPVNGPPAAKFKPHPPIPYTEPLWGGIASEIPYELEILKNGAILDTLPLTHSSYFVVGRLPVCDVSLEHPSISRYHAVLQFRSQSGEEGIEGEERGFYIHDLGSTHGTVVNKIKIPPKTYVRLHVGHVLKFGGSTRLFILQGPEFDEEEESKHTVTELKERSRKQRAELEKRMMGEGSDEEEDDDKDVKEGEMEGEGAGNKNLGKGKKGDSGCSWGMAEEAAPEEDEDEENPFATEFQEDQEAAYLKDPKKALQGFYDREGEELEFEYEDQNHGAWLCRIRLPVDDASGKQLVAEVTHTGKKKDAAIQCCLESCRILEARGVLRQEAVSRKRRKKNWEDEDYYGSDDDTFLDRTGAVEKKRKERMKKAGKIAERPETYDSLVAKLAGVEKELSESLKKLNAGGKDTAGSSSEDPLDAFMSAVRSEAAMDAVERRKLHVHVADMRKEVQRLQKLVELTRPAQLPSLQPSSSDPLKPKKALPLFGAMKGGTKYKLKTGTIGKLPPKRANLPAELFNMKGGGVEEEEDDEEEEERAVKPQEKMDSSKDGDGGSPAPAEPQAGSPARAVEDEQPASSLTSDEHRDEPRAEEKRRPSISPKMAPSSSPAPGEGGETAVQPSPKRSGRKKALGPSRPPVTGPYPEDDPDYCVWLPPTGQSGDGRTHLNEKFGY from the exons ATGGCGGACTCCTCTCAGTCAGAAGTGCATGAAAATATTGCAGTACAAGAAACCCACTCTGCCATGGAAACTAACGAGGCCATGAATACTGATAATTGTGTCGTAAAGAAATTAAATCGTAatcaagaagaaaaagaagtTGATGACACTTTTAAGATACCAGCTCTTTTTGCAGCACCGTCCCTCGCCATCAAGCGCGGTGTTACTCCTTCCAAGCCAATACTCGAACCTCTGGTCGCAGAAGCGCGACCAGAGAAGGATAAACGCAAAGTTGAAGACGAAATTCCTCGGGGTCCAAGTTCGAGTTCTATAAACGAAAGCACGTCTCCAAATACAGATCAAGAAGATGGAGATATGGCATCCGTCCAGGAAAAGGTGGTCGCACCTCTGAAAACCAAGGAAGCGGGACCAAGGATATATCCAGTCAACGGTCCACCTGCTGCTAAATTCAAGCCTCACCCCCCGATCCCATACACAGAGCCATTGTGGGGAGGAATTGCGTCAGAGATTCCGTATGAACTCGAAATCTTGAAGAACGGTGCTATTTTGGACACATTACCTCTCACACACAGCAGTTACTTCGTAGTCGGTCGTCTACCCGTGTGTGACGTCTCGTTGGAGCATCCCTCCATCTCCAGGTATCACGCGGTCTTGCAGTTCCGGAGCCAGTCTGGAGAAGAAGGCATTGAGGGCGAGGAGAGAGGATTCTACATCCATGACCTAGGAAGCACACACGGCACCGTTGTGAACAAAATCAAAATTCCTCCAAAGACATACGTCAGATTGCATGTAGGCCATGTGCTAAAGTTTGGCGGGAGCACCAGACTCTTTATTCTGCAG GGTCCGGAGttcgacgaggaggaggagtcgaaGCATACGGTGACAGAGTTGAAGGAGCGGTCCCGCAAGCAGAGAGCAGAGCTCGAGAAGAGGATGATGGGAGAAGGctctgatgaggaggaggatgatgataagGACGtcaaggagggagagatggagggggaaggAGCAGGCAACAAGAACCTGGGGAAAGGAAAGAAAGGAGATTCAGGCTGCTCCTGGGGAATGG CTGAGGAGGCTGCTcccgaggaggacgaggatgagGAGAACCCGTTTGCCACAGAGttccaggaggaccaggaggcaGCCTACCTGAAGGACCCTAAGAAAGCTCTGCAGGGCTTCTATGACAGAGAAG gagaggagctggagttTGAATACGAGGACCAAAACCACGGCGCGTGGCTCTGTAGGATAAG GCTGCCAGTGGACGATGCTTCAGGCAAGCAGCTGGTTGCCGAGGTGACCCACACTGGGAAGAAGAAAGACGCAGCCATCCAGTGCTGCCTGGAGTCCTGTCGCATCTTGGAGGCCAGGGGCGTGCTGCGCCAGGAAGCCG TGTCCCGCAAGCGTAGGAAGAAGAACTGGGAGGACGAGGACTACTACGGCAGCGACGACGACACCTTCCTGGACCGCACGGGCGCcgtggagaagaagaggaaggagcgcATGAAGAAGGCCGGCAAGATCGCAGAGCGGCCTGAGACGTACGACTCGCTG GTTGCCAAACTGGCAGGTGTGGAGAAAGAGCTGAGCGAGAGCCTGAAAAAGCTCAACGCCGGGGGCaaag ACACCGCGGGCTCCTCCAGCGAGGACCCCCTGGACGCCTTCATGAGCGCCGTGCGCAGCGAGGCGGCCATGGACGCGGTGGAGCGCCGGAAGCTCCACGTGCACGTGGCCGACATGCGCAAGGAGGTGCAGAGGCTCCAGAAGCTGGTGGAGCTCACCAGGCCGGCCCAGCTGCCCTCCCTGCAGCCCAG TTCCTCAGATCCACTGAAGCCAAAGAAGGCCTTACCATTGTTTGGGGCCATGAAGGGAGGCACCAAATACAAACTGAAGACCGGTACTATCGGG aaGCTGCCCCCTAAACGCGCCAACCTTCCAGCGGAGCTCTTCAACATGAAaggcggaggggtggaggaggaagaggatgacgaggaggaggaggagcgagctGTGAAACCTCAGGAGAAGATGGACAGCAGTAAAGACGGCGACGGCGGCTCTCCGGCCCCCGCGGAGCCCCAGGCCGGGTCCCCTGCGCGGGCCGTGGAGGACGAGCAGCCCgcctcctccctgaccagcgACG AGCACCGAGACGAGCCGAGGGCAGAGGAGAAGCGACGACCTTCCATCAGCCCCAAGATGGCTCCCTCTTCAAGTCCTG CcccgggagaaggaggagagacagcGGTGCAGCCCAGTCCAAAGAGGAGTGGCAGAAAGAAAGCGCTGGGACCCAGCAGG CCCCCGGTGACTGGACCGTACCCTGAGGACGACCCCGATTATTGTGTCTGGCTGCCTCCCACAG GCCAGAGTGGGGACGGCCGCACCCACCTCAACGAGAAATTTGGCTACTAG